Proteins encoded together in one Telopea speciosissima isolate NSW1024214 ecotype Mountain lineage chromosome 4, Tspe_v1, whole genome shotgun sequence window:
- the LOC122658972 gene encoding aquaporin-like has product MAANAGFANDEESLYHKVQVLPFSSKPSFEDHKIGDYEKTQEPTTMSERLGLDEFYSLQTWRASIGELLGTATLVFALDTIYIASYETKTATPNLVEPVFIALIVTILVLATAPVSGGHLNPIISFSAALVGLISMCRAAIYVFAQCIGAVLGALALKVVIDSDIQSAFALAGCTLTVSTEGPNGPTLIGIETGPALWLEIICTFVLLFCCVWVAFDHRQAQARGPVSVFSSIGIVVGVLVFVSVTLTTKKGYAGVGMNPARCLGPAIVRGGLLWDRHWIFWVGPAIACVAFYIYTKVIPRQHFQAKEFRYDFLTTFSQATCQKA; this is encoded by the exons ATGGCAGCAAATGCAGGGTTTGCGAATGATGAAGAGAGTCTCTACCACAAAGTCCAAGTCCTACCTTTCTCTTCTAAACCAAG CTTTGAAGACCATAAGATCGGCGATTATGAGAAAACCCAAGAGCCTACCACCATGAGTGAAAGGTTGGGATTGGACGAGTTCTATTCCTTGCAG ACGTGGCGAGCTTCTATAGGAGAACTTCTGGGAACGGCCACCTTAGTTTTTGCACTAGACACAATCTACATCGCCTCCTACGAGACCAAGACGGCAACACCGAACCTCGTAGAGCCCGTCTTCATCGCCCTTATCGTCACAATTCTGGTTCTCGCCACCGCCCCCGTCTCCGGTGGTCACCTCAACCCTATCATCTCCTTCTCCGCCGCACTTGTTGGCCTCATCTCTATGTGTCGTGCTGCCATTTACGTTTTTGCCCAATGCATCGGTGCCGTGCTAGGCGCCTTGGCACTGAAGGTCGTGATAGACAGCGATATCCAGAGTGCCTTCGCGCTTGCAGGCTGCACCCTCACCGTCAGCACCGAAGGCCCAAATGGGCCCACCTTAATAGGCATTGAGACGGGCCCAGCGCTTTGGCTTGAGATCATATGCACGTTCGTGTTACTTTTCTGCTGCGTATGGGTCGCATTTGATCATCGCCAAGCCCAGGCCCGTGGGCCTGTCAGCGTGTTTTCAAGCATCGGCATCGTTGTGGGGGTATTGGTGTTTGTGTCGGTGACGCTGACGACGAAGAAGGGGTACGCTGGTGTAGGGATGAATCCTGCACGGTGTCTTGGACCGGCGATTGTTAGAGGAGGACTCCTGTGGGACAGACACTGGATTTTCTGGGTGGGCCCAGCTATAGCTTGTGTGGCGTTTTATATTTACACGAAGGTCATACCACGTCAGCATTTCCAAGCGAAAGAGTTCCGTTATGATTTCCTCACCACCTTCTCACAAGCAACTTGCCAAAAAGCGTGA